From Caretta caretta isolate rCarCar2 chromosome 9, rCarCar1.hap1, whole genome shotgun sequence, one genomic window encodes:
- the C9H3orf80 gene encoding putative membrane protein C3orf80 homolog codes for MLQCLSEGLLVLGAALLWQPCQGTWSCGELTCGERESCCDYGNVTHTEIKCCKLPFHTFLDNVGWFVRKLSGLLILLVLFAIGYFLQRIICPSPRRYRRPQRQDSPASLLNATAATSQDSLLDSGSRYPGEQEPPPLQVGSPLFLQLPSYEEVKYLPTYEESMRLQQQSPKEIVLPVSSLATAASGEPERAGGRGPRS; via the coding sequence atgCTGCAGTGTCTCTCCGAggggctgctggtgctgggggctgctctgctcTGGCAGCCCTGCCAGGGCACCTGGAGCTGCGGGGAGCTGACCTGCGGCGAGCGGGAGAGCTGCTGTGACTACGGCAATGTCACCCACACGGAGATCAAGTGCTGCAAGCTGCCCTTCCACACCTTCCTGGACAACGTGGGCTGGTTCGTGCGGAAGCTCTCGGGGCTGCTCATCCTGCTGGTGCTCTTCGCCATCGGCTACTTTCTGCAGCGCAtcatctgccccagcccccgccgGTACCGCCGGCCGCAGCGCCAGGACTCCCCCGCCTCCCTGCTCAACGCGACGGCGGCCACCTCGCAGGACTCCCTGCTGGACAGCGGCAGCCGCTACCCGGGCGAGCAGGAGCCGCCGCCGCTGCAGGTGGGCTCCCCGCtcttcctgcagctgcccagctacGAAGAGGTGAAGTATTTACCCACCTACGAGGAGTCCATGCGgctgcagcagcagagccccaAGGAGATCGTCCTGCCCGTGTCCAGCCTGGCCACGGCCGCGAGCGGGGAGCCAGAGAGGGCGGGAGGCAGAGGCCCCCGcagctga